Proteins encoded by one window of Ignavibacteriota bacterium:
- a CDS encoding acetyl-CoA hydrolase/transferase family protein — protein MTSELVGKISKSTWREKYRSKVFNSDDALKVVKSGDKIVVQPGCAAPMELIRALVRKKDELSDILLYHILIVGDLPYLAPGMEKHFTHKAFFIGGNARKSVNEGRSEYVPIFLSEVTMLFKRGVIVPDVALINVSPPDEHGFCSYGIDVGNIKTPAEKARIVIAQINDQMPRGLGNSFIHLNKIDFIVEHNEDLMELPQVDPDTAPNMLASYDKIGQYIAGMIEDGSTLQMGIGAIPDSVMKNLKNHKDLGIHTEMFSDGIIDLVESGVINGERKTLHPGKIIAGFVLGTKKSFNFIDNNPIFEFHPQEYINNPFIIAQNNKMVAINSALEIDLTGQVCSDSIGTRFYSGIGGQVDFIRGAAHSEGGKPIIALPSATKDEKISRIVPILKPGAGVVTSRGDVHYVVTEYGIANLFGKSIQERARALIKIAHPKFRDELIKFAKETYYI, from the coding sequence ATGACATCAGAATTAGTTGGCAAAATATCAAAATCAACTTGGCGCGAAAAATACCGGTCAAAAGTATTTAATTCAGACGACGCGCTTAAAGTTGTAAAGTCCGGCGATAAAATTGTTGTTCAGCCGGGATGCGCGGCACCGATGGAACTTATTAGAGCCTTGGTAAGAAAAAAAGACGAACTTTCAGATATTTTGCTCTATCATATTTTAATTGTCGGTGATCTTCCGTATTTGGCTCCTGGTATGGAAAAACATTTTACCCATAAAGCATTTTTTATTGGAGGCAACGCCAGAAAATCAGTTAATGAAGGAAGAAGTGAATATGTCCCTATTTTTCTTTCTGAAGTAACTATGTTATTTAAACGAGGAGTAATTGTTCCGGATGTTGCATTAATAAATGTTTCACCTCCGGATGAACACGGATTTTGCAGTTATGGTATTGATGTAGGAAACATTAAAACTCCTGCCGAAAAAGCCAGAATTGTAATTGCTCAAATAAATGATCAGATGCCGCGGGGTTTAGGCAATAGTTTTATACATCTTAATAAAATTGATTTTATTGTTGAACACAATGAAGATTTGATGGAACTTCCTCAAGTTGATCCGGATACCGCGCCTAACATGCTTGCCAGTTATGATAAAATCGGCCAATATATAGCAGGAATGATTGAGGACGGTTCGACTCTTCAAATGGGAATTGGCGCAATTCCCGACTCGGTTATGAAAAATTTAAAAAACCATAAAGATTTGGGAATACATACCGAAATGTTCAGTGATGGAATTATTGATCTGGTTGAATCCGGTGTAATTAATGGCGAACGTAAAACTTTACATCCCGGAAAAATAATAGCCGGGTTTGTACTTGGAACCAAAAAATCATTTAATTTTATTGATAACAATCCTATATTTGAATTTCATCCTCAGGAGTATATAAATAATCCGTTTATAATTGCGCAAAACAATAAAATGGTTGCAATTAATTCAGCGTTGGAAATTGATCTTACAGGTCAGGTTTGTTCGGATTCAATTGGCACTCGGTTTTACAGCGGAATTGGCGGACAAGTAGATTTTATAAGAGGAGCGGCGCACTCGGAAGGAGGCAAACCTATTATTGCGTTGCCTTCTGCTACTAAGGATGAAAAGATAAGTAGAATTGTGCCAATTCTAAAACCAGGGGCAGGGGTAGTTACATCAAGAGGTGATGTTCATTATGTTGTTACTGAATATGGCATCGCAAATCTTTTCGGTAAAAGTATTCAAGAAAGAGCAAGAGCGCTTATAAAAATTGCTCATCCAAAATTCAGAGATGAACTAATTAAATTTGCTAAAGAGACTTATTATATTTAG
- a CDS encoding alanine dehydrogenase: MRIGIPKETLREEKRVAIAPAGVDALVKSGHSIFIETQAGLGSHFTDQDYINVGATIVYSVEEVFQRAELIAKVTPLTEETANLIQENQIIFSFLHLSVGKKNIIEKLIEKKAVAISYELIEKNDQLPVLQTISEIAGQLAIQIGSKYLKSDVPSGRGILLGGIPGVAPAAVVILGAGVVGYNAARTAYALGAQVIVLDKDLRRLRRIGNTISNNITTVVANPLTIARGVKFADLLIGAVQIKGEKLPFIITEDMVKTMKRGSVIVDVSIDQGGCVETSYPTTLSDPIFVKHDVIHYCVPNIPALVARTASYGLTNASLEYIMNIADNGLSNALLGDVGLSKGVCTYLGNCTNEIVAETFELEYRRLHVFSTN, encoded by the coding sequence ATGAGAATTGGAATACCAAAAGAAACATTAAGAGAAGAAAAAAGGGTTGCTATTGCCCCGGCGGGCGTTGACGCTTTGGTAAAATCCGGACATTCAATTTTTATAGAAACTCAAGCCGGATTGGGAAGTCATTTCACGGATCAAGATTATATTAATGTTGGCGCGACAATTGTGTATAGCGTGGAAGAAGTTTTTCAAAGAGCCGAATTAATTGCAAAAGTAACTCCATTGACTGAAGAAACTGCAAATTTAATTCAGGAAAATCAAATCATATTTTCGTTTCTGCATCTTTCTGTAGGTAAAAAAAATATAATTGAAAAATTAATTGAAAAAAAAGCCGTCGCAATCAGTTATGAGTTGATAGAAAAAAATGACCAGCTTCCGGTGCTTCAAACAATAAGTGAAATAGCCGGACAATTGGCTATACAAATAGGAAGTAAATATTTGAAGAGCGATGTGCCTTCGGGAAGAGGAATTCTTTTAGGCGGAATTCCCGGCGTTGCTCCTGCCGCGGTTGTAATTTTAGGAGCCGGTGTTGTAGGTTACAACGCCGCAAGAACCGCATATGCGTTAGGCGCGCAAGTAATAGTTCTTGATAAGGATTTGCGAAGATTGAGAAGAATTGGAAATACGATATCAAATAATATTACAACGGTTGTGGCAAATCCTTTAACAATTGCTCGCGGAGTAAAATTTGCTGATTTACTTATCGGCGCGGTTCAAATTAAAGGTGAAAAACTTCCTTTTATAATTACGGAAGATATGGTAAAAACGATGAAGCGCGGTTCGGTTATTGTTGATGTTTCAATTGACCAAGGCGGATGTGTTGAGACAAGCTATCCTACTACTTTATCCGATCCGATATTTGTAAAACATGACGTAATTCATTACTGCGTTCCAAATATTCCCGCGTTAGTCGCAAGAACCGCGAGTTATGGCTTAACAAACGCTTCTCTTGAATACATTATGAATATTGCCGATAATGGTTTATCCAACGCATTGCTTGGAGATGTTGGTTTATCAAAAGGAGTCTGCACTTATTTAGGCAATTGCACAAATGAAATTGTGGCGGAAACTTTTGAACTTGAATATAGAAGACTTCATGTTTTTTCAACGAATTAA
- a CDS encoding metallophosphoesterase, which yields MIAVIGDIHGCYYTLKELYYKIKNSYPSAEIFSVGDLLDRGHYCLETVEFLKEKEIKFTPGNHDLMFVHFFQLPGSVFARTWIHNDNGETLAAYEFEPEKIWDHIEYINQQPFWYNHDDAFITHAGFSSFYKKIVPSGYKKNLNVLGKIIDSEIESDHGVMWNRDKLLDLGKLQIVGHTHNAEPKFDKSSHTLYIDTGAFRGNKLSAAIVEHSKIIEILSVDTYLKDIHKI from the coding sequence ATGATTGCAGTAATTGGCGATATTCATGGATGTTATTACACCCTAAAGGAATTGTATTATAAAATAAAAAATTCCTATCCTTCGGCAGAAATTTTCTCCGTTGGCGATTTATTGGACCGCGGGCATTATTGTTTAGAGACGGTTGAATTTTTAAAAGAAAAAGAAATTAAATTTACTCCGGGAAATCATGACCTAATGTTTGTGCATTTTTTCCAGCTGCCGGGAAGTGTTTTTGCGAGAACTTGGATTCATAATGATAACGGCGAAACTTTAGCCGCATATGAATTTGAACCCGAAAAAATTTGGGACCATATTGAATACATAAATCAGCAGCCCTTTTGGTATAATCATGATGATGCTTTCATTACGCACGCAGGCTTTTCATCATTTTATAAAAAAATTGTACCTTCAGGATATAAGAAAAATTTAAATGTATTAGGTAAAATAATCGATAGTGAAATTGAATCTGATCATGGAGTTATGTGGAATAGAGATAAATTACTCGATTTGGGTAAATTGCAAATTGTTGGTCATACGCATAATGCCGAGCCCAAGTTCGATAAATCTTCTCATACGCTCTATATTGATACCGGAGCATTTAGAGGAAATAAATTGAGTGCCGCAATTGTTGAGCATAGTAAAATTATTGAAATTTTATCTGTAGATACTTATTTGAAGGATATTCATAAAATATAG